The following proteins are encoded in a genomic region of Tenacibaculum sp. 190524A05c:
- a CDS encoding ATP-dependent helicase, with amino-acid sequence MSTYLEQLNEPQRAAVLQKDGPMIIIAGAGSGKTRVLTFRIAHLMEQGVDSFNILALTFTNKAAREMKERIGKVVGYSEAKNLWMGTFHSVFARILRSEADKLGYPSNFTIYDTQDSVRLITSIIKEMNLDKDRYKPKQILSRISSFKNSLITVRAYFNNSDLQEADLMASRPKTGDIYKEYVDRCFKSGAMDFDDLLLRTNELLARFPDVLAKYQNRFRYILVDEYQDTNHSQYLIVRALADRFQNICVVGDDSQSIYAFRGANIQNILNFQKDYPDVKTFKLEQNYRSTKNIVNAANSVIAKNKTRLDKEVWTANDDGGSIKVMRTISDGEEGRFVAQSIFDNKMNNQLTNDEFAILYRTNAQSRAMEDALRKKDIKYKIYGGISFYQRKEIKDLLSYLRLLINPNDEEALKRVINYPARGIGQTTIDKLTIAANHYKKSIFEVIQTLPLLDVNVNSGTKTKLENFANMIQRFQIEAQSKNAFEVADLVVKQTQLVKDLQKDGTPEGVSKVENVQELLNGIKDFITDKIEAGEDASLPIFLEDVALATDFDSDKKDETPRVSLMTIHLAKGLEFPYVYIVGLEENLFPSAMSMNTRSELEEERRLFYVALTRAEKQAYLTYAQTRYRWGKLTDGEPSRFLEEIDDQYLEYIAPRLPEPSANRFIDASLFEDAPKKIRFQKPIQKKRKEFMAKKSGDLIPSKGKMKKVSEVTSKTNLFDSEVVIGNIVEHNRFGKGEVVGLEGKGPNKKAEIQFATAGKKKLLLQFAKLKVIG; translated from the coding sequence TTGAGTACTTATTTAGAACAACTTAACGAACCACAAAGAGCGGCCGTATTACAAAAAGATGGCCCAATGATTATTATTGCAGGAGCAGGTTCTGGTAAAACTAGAGTATTAACCTTTAGAATTGCTCATTTAATGGAGCAAGGAGTAGATTCGTTTAATATTCTCGCTTTAACATTTACCAACAAGGCAGCTCGAGAAATGAAAGAGAGGATTGGTAAAGTAGTAGGATATAGCGAAGCTAAGAATTTATGGATGGGAACTTTTCACTCCGTATTCGCTAGAATTTTGAGGTCAGAGGCCGATAAATTGGGATATCCATCGAATTTTACAATTTATGATACTCAGGATTCTGTTAGGTTAATTACATCAATTATCAAGGAAATGAATCTTGATAAAGATCGATACAAACCTAAGCAAATATTAAGTAGAATATCTTCATTTAAAAATAGCTTAATTACAGTTAGAGCGTATTTTAATAACTCTGACTTACAAGAGGCAGATTTAATGGCAAGCCGACCAAAAACAGGTGATATTTATAAAGAATATGTGGATCGTTGTTTTAAATCTGGAGCAATGGATTTTGATGATTTATTACTACGTACCAATGAATTGTTAGCTAGATTTCCCGATGTATTGGCGAAATATCAAAATAGATTTAGATATATACTTGTAGATGAGTATCAGGATACAAACCATTCTCAGTATTTAATTGTAAGAGCATTAGCAGATCGTTTCCAAAATATCTGTGTAGTAGGAGATGATTCACAGAGTATTTACGCCTTCCGTGGAGCAAATATTCAAAACATCTTAAATTTCCAGAAGGATTATCCAGATGTGAAAACTTTTAAGTTAGAGCAAAATTATCGATCTACGAAGAATATTGTTAATGCAGCTAATTCTGTTATTGCTAAAAATAAAACGAGATTAGATAAAGAAGTTTGGACAGCTAATGATGATGGAGGTTCTATTAAAGTAATGAGAACCATTTCAGATGGAGAAGAAGGACGTTTTGTAGCGCAATCGATTTTTGATAATAAGATGAACAATCAACTCACTAATGATGAGTTTGCCATTTTGTATAGAACCAATGCTCAATCAAGAGCAATGGAGGATGCACTTCGTAAAAAAGATATTAAGTATAAAATTTATGGAGGTATTTCATTCTATCAAAGAAAAGAGATTAAAGATTTACTTTCTTATTTACGATTGTTAATCAATCCAAACGATGAGGAAGCTCTAAAAAGAGTGATCAATTATCCAGCAAGAGGGATTGGTCAAACTACAATAGATAAATTAACTATTGCCGCTAATCATTACAAGAAATCTATTTTCGAAGTAATTCAAACATTACCGCTTTTAGATGTAAATGTAAACTCGGGTACGAAAACAAAACTTGAGAATTTTGCGAATATGATTCAGCGTTTTCAAATTGAGGCACAATCAAAAAATGCCTTTGAAGTTGCTGATTTAGTTGTGAAACAAACTCAGTTAGTTAAGGATTTACAGAAAGATGGAACTCCTGAAGGTGTAAGTAAAGTTGAAAATGTACAGGAATTATTAAATGGTATAAAAGATTTTATTACTGATAAAATTGAAGCTGGAGAAGATGCTTCTTTACCAATCTTTTTAGAAGATGTTGCTTTGGCTACAGATTTTGATTCTGATAAAAAGGACGAAACACCAAGAGTTTCATTAATGACCATTCACTTGGCTAAAGGATTAGAGTTTCCATATGTTTATATTGTTGGTTTAGAGGAGAACTTATTTCCTTCTGCAATGAGTATGAACACGAGAAGTGAATTAGAAGAGGAAAGAAGGTTGTTTTATGTAGCGTTGACTAGAGCTGAGAAACAAGCCTACCTAACTTATGCACAAACCAGATATCGTTGGGGAAAACTTACAGACGGAGAACCGAGTAGATTTCTAGAGGAAATAGATGATCAATATCTAGAGTACATAGCTCCAAGATTACCTGAACCTTCTGCAAATAGATTTATAGATGCAAGTTTATTTGAAGATGCACCTAAGAAAATCCGTTTCCAAAAGCCAATTCAAAAGAAGCGTAAGGAATTTATGGCTAAAAAGTCTGGCGATTTAATTCCTTCAAAAGGGAAAATGAAGAAGGTTTCTGAAGTTACTTCAAAAACTAATTTATTTGATAGTGAAGTTGTGATTGGAAATATAGTAGAACATAATAGGTTTGGAAAAGGAGAGGTTGTAGGACTAGAAGGAAAAGGGCCAAATAAAAAAGCAGAAATACAATTTGCAACGGCAGGGAAGAAAAAGTTATTATTACAGTTTGCTAAACTTAAAGTGATTGGTTAA
- a CDS encoding amidohydrolase — MKKYKALLFLLVSITGFSQQLNKDCEAIEQKVIEWRRDFHQNPELSNREFKTAKKIAKHLKSLGIETQENVAKTGVVGILKGKKPGKVIALRADIDALPVVERNDLAFKSTVKSTYLGKEVGVMHACGHDTHTAILMGVAEVLSKHKDKIKGTVKFIFQPAEEGAPEGEEGGAELMVKEGVLRNPDVDAIFGLHISSGLDVGTISYKPGGIMAASQTFRIKVKGKQSHGSRPWASIDPIMISAKIIDALQTIISREVDLTNEGAVITVGKIDAGVRSNIIPESAEMIGTIRTLDYGMQKQINDRMKEMVPAIAKSYRAEATIEIEKGYPITYNNIELTKQVLPTLQNMAGKDNVKLIKAITGAEDFSFFQKEIPGFYFFLGGKTKGNKNPYPHHTPDFQIDESGMLLGVKTMTQLTLDYLNN; from the coding sequence ATGAAAAAATACAAAGCCCTTCTTTTTCTTTTAGTATCAATTACTGGTTTCTCACAACAATTAAATAAAGATTGTGAGGCTATCGAACAGAAAGTAATTGAATGGAGAAGAGATTTTCACCAAAACCCTGAACTTTCAAATCGTGAATTTAAAACTGCAAAAAAGATTGCAAAACATTTGAAATCTTTAGGTATTGAAACTCAAGAAAATGTTGCCAAAACAGGAGTTGTTGGAATTTTAAAAGGAAAAAAGCCTGGAAAAGTAATTGCTTTAAGAGCGGATATTGATGCTTTACCAGTTGTAGAAAGAAATGACTTAGCCTTTAAATCGACTGTAAAATCGACCTATTTAGGTAAAGAAGTTGGTGTAATGCACGCATGTGGACATGATACACATACTGCAATTTTAATGGGTGTTGCCGAAGTTTTATCGAAGCATAAAGACAAAATAAAAGGAACTGTAAAATTCATTTTTCAACCTGCTGAAGAAGGAGCGCCAGAAGGCGAAGAAGGTGGTGCAGAATTAATGGTTAAAGAAGGAGTTTTAAGAAACCCTGATGTTGATGCAATTTTTGGATTACATATTTCTTCTGGATTAGACGTTGGAACAATTAGTTATAAACCTGGAGGAATTATGGCTGCTTCCCAAACATTTAGAATAAAAGTAAAAGGAAAACAATCTCATGGTTCTAGACCATGGGCAAGTATAGATCCAATTATGATTTCAGCTAAAATTATTGACGCTTTGCAAACTATTATCAGTAGAGAAGTTGACTTAACTAATGAGGGAGCTGTTATTACTGTTGGAAAAATTGATGCTGGTGTTAGAAGCAATATTATTCCCGAATCAGCAGAAATGATAGGAACTATTAGAACTTTAGACTATGGAATGCAAAAACAAATTAATGATAGAATGAAAGAAATGGTGCCTGCTATTGCAAAATCGTACAGAGCCGAGGCAACAATTGAGATTGAAAAAGGTTATCCTATTACGTATAATAATATTGAATTGACGAAACAAGTACTTCCTACACTCCAAAATATGGCTGGGAAAGACAATGTAAAACTTATTAAAGCGATTACAGGAGCAGAAGATTTTTCGTTTTTTCAAAAGGAAATACCAGGATTTTATTTCTTTTTAGGAGGAAAAACTAAGGGAAATAAGAATCCTTATCCACATCATACCCCAGATTTTCAAATTGATGAAAGTGGAATGTTATTAGGCGTAAAAACTATGACACAATTAACTTTAGATTATTTAAATAATTAA
- a CDS encoding cell surface protein codes for MKKINFIFKALLLSGTIFLASCSDDNDPVLPKGDYENGILISGEGSGAGSGSISYISNDYTTAENKIYNKVNSTDLGIYLQSISFNGDNAYIVVDNQNSVTVVNRYTFQKTGQITDQLSTPRYIAVVGNRGYVTNWGSTSDETDDFIAVIDMTTSSLVEKISVGNGPERIKEKDGKLYVTHKGAFTNNNIVSVIDISTKNVATVTVKDRPDEMYFTSNNELVVLSEGRTLYDSSFNVIGHTKAAIAKINTSTNSVTSEIEFADEVHPGLMVVNDGKLYYTIGSDVFSMDVTASALPSTKLLTAVDGYLYGFEVKDGKLYALDASFTDVSKLNIFDLSTTDKTKTMDAPLGASKIYFN; via the coding sequence ATGAAAAAAATTAATTTCATTTTTAAAGCCTTATTATTATCAGGAACAATATTTCTTGCTTCTTGTAGCGATGACAATGATCCTGTTTTACCAAAAGGGGATTATGAAAATGGTATTTTAATTAGTGGAGAAGGATCCGGAGCTGGCTCTGGTTCTATATCTTACATTTCAAATGATTACACCACAGCTGAGAATAAGATTTATAATAAGGTAAATAGTACTGATTTAGGAATATATCTACAGTCAATTAGCTTTAACGGAGACAACGCATACATTGTTGTTGATAATCAAAATTCAGTAACTGTTGTAAACCGTTACACATTTCAAAAAACAGGACAAATTACAGATCAATTATCAACACCAAGATATATTGCTGTTGTTGGAAACAGAGGGTATGTAACAAACTGGGGATCTACTTCAGATGAAACAGATGATTTTATCGCTGTAATTGATATGACTACTTCTAGTTTAGTTGAAAAAATTTCTGTTGGAAACGGACCAGAAAGAATCAAGGAAAAAGATGGAAAGTTATATGTAACTCATAAGGGAGCTTTCACTAATAATAACATTGTTTCTGTTATTGATATTAGCACTAAAAATGTGGCTACAGTAACTGTAAAAGACAGACCAGATGAAATGTATTTCACTTCTAATAATGAATTAGTGGTGTTATCTGAAGGAAGAACATTATATGATTCTAGTTTCAACGTAATTGGTCATACAAAAGCAGCTATTGCAAAAATTAATACTTCTACGAACTCAGTTACTTCTGAAATTGAATTTGCTGATGAAGTTCATCCAGGATTAATGGTAGTTAATGATGGTAAGTTATATTACACAATTGGAAGTGATGTATTTTCAATGGATGTTACTGCCTCGGCTTTACCATCTACAAAATTATTAACTGCTGTTGATGGATATTTATATGGTTTTGAAGTAAAAGACGGAAAGCTATATGCTCTAGATGCAAGTTTTACAGATGTAAGTAAATTAAACATTTTTGATTTAAGTACTACAGATAAAACAAAGACAATGGATGCGCCTTTAGGAGCTTCAAAAATATACTTTAACTAA
- a CDS encoding TonB-dependent receptor plug domain-containing protein has product MKQVLFIIFCFCVTIVKVNAQKDSLYNPLDEVVVQANKRLLMNSKSLKVVNLNDSIIVNNLESFTTLLRFNTPIYLREHGVGGTSSASFRGTSSSNTAVMWNGININSINNGQTGFNSLTVGLYDELNVRSGGGSIEFGSGAIGGTIHLNDVLEFKEDKTFTNQIVSTVGSFTSINSLYKLKYATEKYALNFGVSYSKSDNDYPFLDSEFRNSNGAFENYTVSFSNAYKFTDALVLQFFTTYYFGDRLFSGELPNPTSANDKYQDINQRNLLSLEYKKNNWRLTGRLGYLFQKYKYFGDKNLDVFNFGNSDRIYSDVTVDYSFSSINATITSNTRFESIFGRTDQIQERNRREFSQAFIFNHKVKRAFSYDIKLRKDYNSDFDVPLSYAFGFKLTPFNKFFFRANTSRNYRVPTYNDLFWPGQGNENLIPETSLQGEFGVGYKSKRLFVDVAYFNINAKDKIIWTPNGDPTRPGVWVPINLDETTNQGIELAVNYNQSIFDKVDANVSLNYTYVDAVNEATGTSIPFVPKHIGNSNIGLSYDRFSMIYQLLFNDKVYTTESNHEDYVVDRFTVSNIGGNYNLIKTEGQNLSIGFKVNNVLNTKYSVVQNRPMPGINYNLNINYKF; this is encoded by the coding sequence ATGAAGCAAGTTTTATTTATCATTTTTTGTTTTTGTGTTACAATAGTTAAAGTAAACGCACAAAAAGATAGTTTGTATAATCCTTTGGATGAAGTGGTAGTTCAGGCGAATAAGAGATTGCTAATGAACTCAAAATCCTTAAAGGTGGTAAACTTGAATGATTCTATAATTGTAAATAATCTAGAATCGTTCACTACGTTATTACGTTTCAATACTCCAATTTATTTAAGAGAACACGGAGTGGGAGGAACAAGTTCTGCTAGTTTTAGAGGAACAAGTTCATCAAATACTGCAGTAATGTGGAATGGTATTAATATTAATTCTATTAATAACGGTCAAACAGGATTTAATTCTTTAACGGTTGGTTTGTATGATGAATTAAATGTAAGAAGTGGAGGAGGAAGTATTGAGTTTGGATCTGGAGCTATAGGAGGAACAATTCACTTGAACGATGTTTTAGAATTTAAAGAAGATAAAACATTTACAAATCAAATTGTTAGTACAGTAGGTAGTTTTACTTCAATTAATAGTTTGTATAAATTAAAGTATGCAACCGAAAAGTATGCTTTAAATTTTGGTGTTTCTTACAGTAAATCGGACAATGATTACCCATTTTTAGATTCAGAGTTTAGAAATTCAAATGGAGCTTTTGAAAATTATACAGTTAGTTTTTCTAATGCGTATAAATTTACAGACGCACTAGTTTTACAATTCTTTACTACATATTATTTCGGTGATCGTTTGTTTTCTGGAGAACTACCAAATCCAACTTCAGCCAATGACAAGTATCAAGATATAAATCAAAGAAATTTATTATCTCTTGAATATAAAAAGAACAACTGGCGATTAACAGGAAGGTTAGGGTATTTGTTTCAGAAGTATAAGTATTTCGGAGATAAAAATTTAGATGTTTTCAATTTCGGAAATTCAGACAGAATATATTCAGATGTCACAGTTGATTATTCTTTCTCATCTATAAATGCAACTATAACTTCGAATACTCGATTCGAAAGTATATTTGGAAGAACAGATCAAATACAAGAACGTAATAGACGAGAATTCTCTCAGGCTTTCATTTTCAATCATAAAGTTAAAAGAGCATTTTCTTATGATATTAAGTTGAGAAAGGATTATAATTCTGATTTTGATGTTCCTTTGAGTTATGCTTTTGGTTTCAAATTAACGCCATTCAATAAATTCTTTTTCAGAGCAAATACCTCGAGAAACTATAGAGTCCCAACATATAATGATTTGTTTTGGCCAGGTCAAGGAAATGAAAATTTAATTCCGGAAACATCATTGCAGGGAGAGTTTGGAGTAGGATATAAATCGAAAAGATTGTTTGTTGATGTTGCTTATTTCAATATTAATGCAAAAGATAAGATTATTTGGACACCAAATGGAGATCCTACGAGACCAGGAGTTTGGGTTCCTATTAATCTTGATGAAACAACAAATCAAGGAATTGAATTAGCTGTAAACTATAATCAATCAATATTTGATAAAGTTGATGCAAATGTATCTCTTAATTATACATATGTAGATGCAGTAAATGAAGCAACAGGTACATCGATACCTTTTGTACCTAAACATATAGGTAACTCAAATATTGGATTGAGTTACGATCGTTTTTCTATGATTTATCAATTATTATTCAATGATAAAGTATATACAACAGAAAGTAATCATGAGGATTACGTAGTAGATCGTTTTACCGTTTCTAATATAGGAGGTAATTATAATCTAATTAAAACTGAAGGACAAAACTTAAGCATAGGATTTAAAGTCAATAATGTTTTGAACACCAAGTATTCGGTAGTTCAAAATAGACCTATGCCTGGTATTAACTATAATTTAAACATAAACTATAAATTCTAA
- a CDS encoding thiol-activated cytolysin family protein, with translation MKKLRKLMIIGILAVGQVLISQNQTISKSFSKKANKPLLNTIKNQSFTGTWNTSFGELRLKQSGNKVYGDYKNVGKINGIYNSKTKKLTGTFTNRKKKGFIEFILSGNKFTGKWGWNKGKLNSTWNGTKTNSASKTTVTKNLTVSKNKNINWKRIFKQPVVINSYNKGTAPKANRPVVKTVNGETVTVSINEKGKFSNRQRETKTVQKDRDCVQRTYTMDVNTSTIDFIKMNQNADWLQPGALLETQSVLTGSNAVAYQARNPINLAITANGERIIKSVTVNNPTPTQLTSEANRLISQSNSYASGAEIKYESKEIHSEKDFALKVNGYYNDISGIKASLGFNFSKKTKRNYVLVDFTQSYYTIFTDPLNPTQVFKNPSDNSKVNDYVYISSVTYGRRALLMLETDYTAKQVESALNAEYDAAGTRGGVNIDVNMKDIISNSNKKLIVYGGSARDAVKIINENDMLKGFKNYIQSSFNGVGTGNGKPIGYSFRFASDNKLCALRSQFKQTREECKPFVPEVKVKLTISKVKCLASDDRDNMDDYIINLSAKSKNHNGKIIPMVQPEFLFRNAIHDNLYKSNKNNVRLIKSDEKAQIHIREGKTQSIYNSGIYKISKEDIGSNASIDLTLDIVERTGKDRIRIAKNELRRINLKEALRYLQKVTNFTDYGNPINKSGDIKGRYIKLKQGYTIMKEVGNPDGQRVLEGYFWNGNKKRKTAVFFTLELVEDN, from the coding sequence ATGAAAAAATTAAGAAAGCTAATGATCATTGGAATTCTTGCAGTAGGACAAGTTCTAATATCACAAAATCAAACCATCTCTAAATCATTCAGTAAAAAAGCCAATAAACCTTTACTGAACACGATAAAAAATCAATCTTTTACAGGAACTTGGAACACCTCTTTTGGTGAACTAAGACTTAAACAGTCTGGGAATAAAGTGTACGGTGATTATAAAAACGTTGGGAAAATAAATGGAATTTATAACAGCAAAACAAAAAAACTTACAGGTACGTTTACCAATAGAAAGAAAAAAGGATTTATAGAATTCATATTATCTGGAAATAAATTTACTGGTAAATGGGGTTGGAATAAAGGTAAACTTAATAGTACATGGAACGGTACAAAAACTAATTCAGCATCGAAAACTACAGTAACTAAAAACTTAACTGTTTCTAAAAACAAGAACATTAATTGGAAACGAATTTTTAAACAACCTGTGGTTATTAATTCATATAATAAAGGTACTGCACCAAAAGCAAACAGACCAGTTGTAAAAACTGTAAATGGTGAGACTGTTACGGTATCTATAAATGAAAAAGGTAAATTCAGTAATCGCCAGAGAGAAACCAAAACTGTACAAAAGGATAGGGATTGTGTACAAAGAACCTATACCATGGATGTTAATACAAGTACAATTGATTTTATAAAAATGAATCAAAATGCAGATTGGTTACAACCTGGAGCTTTGTTAGAAACTCAATCGGTATTAACGGGAAGCAACGCTGTAGCTTATCAAGCAAGAAATCCTATTAATTTAGCCATTACTGCAAACGGAGAACGAATTATTAAAAGTGTAACTGTTAACAATCCTACTCCTACTCAATTAACTAGTGAAGCTAACAGATTGATTTCTCAATCTAACAGTTATGCATCAGGAGCGGAAATTAAATACGAGTCAAAAGAAATTCATTCAGAAAAGGATTTTGCGTTAAAAGTAAATGGATATTACAATGATATTTCAGGAATCAAAGCTAGTCTAGGATTTAACTTTAGTAAAAAAACGAAACGTAATTATGTACTTGTAGATTTTACACAAAGCTATTATACAATTTTTACAGATCCTTTGAACCCTACACAAGTTTTTAAAAATCCATCTGACAATTCTAAAGTTAATGATTACGTATATATCAGTAGTGTTACTTACGGTAGAAGAGCATTGCTTATGCTAGAAACTGATTATACAGCAAAACAAGTAGAATCAGCATTAAACGCAGAATATGATGCTGCTGGCACTCGAGGAGGAGTAAATATTGATGTAAACATGAAAGATATTATCAGCAACTCAAATAAAAAACTAATTGTTTACGGAGGTAGCGCTAGAGATGCAGTAAAAATCATTAATGAAAATGATATGTTGAAAGGGTTTAAAAATTACATTCAAAGTTCTTTTAATGGAGTTGGTACAGGAAATGGTAAACCTATTGGATATTCGTTCCGATTTGCTTCTGATAATAAATTATGTGCACTAAGAAGTCAATTCAAACAAACAAGAGAGGAATGCAAACCATTTGTACCTGAAGTGAAAGTTAAATTAACGATTTCTAAAGTAAAGTGTTTAGCAAGTGATGATAGAGATAACATGGATGATTATATCATTAATCTTTCTGCAAAGAGTAAAAACCATAATGGAAAAATAATTCCAATGGTACAGCCTGAATTTTTATTTAGAAATGCGATACATGATAATTTATACAAATCCAATAAAAACAATGTCCGTCTTATCAAATCAGATGAAAAAGCGCAAATTCACATAAGAGAAGGTAAAACTCAATCAATTTATAACTCTGGAATCTATAAAATATCAAAAGAAGATATTGGATCTAATGCTTCCATTGATTTAACATTAGACATCGTGGAAAGAACTGGTAAAGACAGGATCAGAATTGCAAAAAATGAACTAAGAAGGATCAACTTAAAAGAGGCATTACGCTATCTTCAAAAAGTAACCAACTTTACCGATTACGGAAACCCTATAAATAAAAGTGGTGATATTAAAGGTAGATACATAAAATTAAAACAAGGATATACTATTATGAAAGAAGTAGGAAATCCAGATGGTCAAAGAGTTTTAGAAGGATATTTTTGGAATGGAAACAAAAAAAGAAAAA